A part of Amycolatopsis lurida genomic DNA contains:
- a CDS encoding ATP-dependent helicase has protein sequence MISELQRRQVEPGEIARALGLHSPTDEQAEVIAAPIEPSLVVAGAGAGKTETMAARVVWLVANSVVPPERVLGLTFTRKAARQLGERVRTRLRRLVGSGLLDKIDPTGDLRTTVTAGEPTVLTYHAYAGRLLSEHGLRLPVQPGVRLLSETSSWQFSHRVVSTWDNDLDTDRVPSTVTAQLLALAGELGEHLVETERLAEYTSWLCEVIENAPRAKGQRASLPQKLAEVMAAQRFRLALLPLVEAYHMRKRAEGALDFADQMSLAAQLASSYPAVVAGERERYGAVLLDEYQDTGHAQRILLRSLFGGVEHPPMPVTAVGDPAQAIYGWRGASAANLPRFTTDFPRDNGERLVPAWDFGLLTSFRNPPEVLELANAISEPLRERGLGVARLRALEGAGSADIAAALLPDVRAEREWVADAVAKRWFETVEETGKPPTAAVLVRRRADMAPIAAEMRARGLPVEVVGLGGLLDEPEVADLVSTLRVLADPLAGSAAARLLTGARWRIAAADLAALWRRAGELSSPVPPSGKSDVDEPVLVTERVEQAGLADAIDDPGTPDRYSPEGYRRIRKIGAELSALRRRLDQSLPELVADVERTMLLDVESLARPGPAGRAHLDAFADVVTDFAETSPTATLLSFVDYLNTAAHAEDGLTPGEVEVVPDRVQVLTVHSAKGLEWRIVAIPHLVKEVFPGRRRSSSWLRTSTSLPAALRGDSEDLPVLRIPEGADRKEVQEALELHEEGFVAREADEERRLCYVALTRSEHTMLISGHWWNESSARPKGPSEFLLEIGEVMRANSVGRIEHWADEPETDGENPLVADSRRARWPVDPLWPRREGVAGGVDLVLGAMEEAEHAEEEEEDDPDGWISDTKVLLEERARARDRVQQVVLPPHLSVSQLVELSADPAALAKRLRRPLPVRPNTYARRGTAFHGWLEQRFGGEQLLEIHDLPGAADVDEAPDTELEALQTAFEKSEWAHRVPHAVEVPFSADVVGVTVRGRMDAVFADADGGWTVVDWKTGAVPDKDRLEPLAVQLAAYRLAWAALKKVPVEKVRAAFHYVKHDKTVRPADLLDAEGLRQLLRSVPTI, from the coding sequence TTGATCTCCGAACTTCAGCGCCGTCAGGTCGAGCCGGGCGAAATCGCCCGCGCGCTCGGCCTGCACAGTCCGACCGACGAGCAGGCCGAGGTGATCGCCGCGCCGATCGAGCCGTCGCTGGTCGTCGCCGGCGCGGGTGCCGGCAAGACCGAGACGATGGCCGCGCGCGTGGTGTGGCTGGTGGCCAACAGCGTCGTCCCGCCGGAACGCGTGCTCGGCCTGACCTTCACCCGCAAGGCCGCCCGCCAGCTCGGCGAACGCGTCCGCACCCGGCTGCGCCGCCTGGTCGGATCGGGGCTGCTCGACAAGATCGACCCGACCGGCGACCTGCGCACCACGGTGACCGCGGGCGAGCCGACGGTGCTCACCTATCACGCGTACGCCGGGCGGCTGCTGTCCGAACACGGCCTCCGGTTGCCCGTCCAGCCCGGCGTCCGGTTGCTTTCGGAGACGTCTTCGTGGCAGTTCTCGCATCGCGTCGTGTCCACTTGGGACAATGATCTGGACACCGACCGCGTGCCCTCCACGGTGACGGCGCAACTGCTGGCGCTGGCCGGGGAGCTCGGCGAGCATCTGGTCGAGACCGAACGGCTCGCGGAGTACACGTCCTGGCTGTGCGAGGTCATCGAGAACGCGCCGCGCGCGAAGGGGCAGCGCGCGTCGTTGCCGCAGAAACTCGCCGAAGTCATGGCCGCGCAACGGTTCCGGCTCGCGCTCCTGCCGCTGGTCGAGGCGTATCACATGCGGAAACGGGCGGAAGGCGCGCTCGACTTCGCCGACCAGATGTCGCTGGCCGCGCAGCTCGCCAGCAGCTATCCGGCGGTGGTCGCGGGGGAGCGCGAGCGCTACGGCGCCGTCCTGCTCGACGAGTACCAGGACACCGGGCATGCTCAGCGCATCCTGCTGCGGTCGCTGTTCGGCGGCGTCGAGCATCCGCCGATGCCGGTGACCGCGGTGGGCGACCCGGCACAGGCCATCTACGGCTGGCGCGGGGCGAGCGCGGCGAACCTGCCCCGGTTCACCACGGACTTCCCCCGCGACAACGGCGAACGGCTCGTCCCGGCCTGGGACTTCGGGCTGCTGACCAGTTTCCGCAACCCGCCCGAGGTGCTCGAACTCGCGAACGCGATCTCGGAACCGTTGCGGGAACGCGGTCTCGGTGTCGCGCGGCTGCGCGCGCTGGAAGGCGCGGGCTCGGCCGATATCGCCGCCGCGCTGCTCCCGGACGTCCGCGCCGAACGCGAGTGGGTGGCCGACGCGGTGGCGAAACGCTGGTTCGAAACCGTGGAGGAGACCGGAAAACCGCCGACGGCCGCGGTGCTGGTGCGCCGTCGCGCCGACATGGCGCCGATCGCGGCGGAAATGCGGGCACGCGGACTGCCGGTGGAGGTCGTCGGTCTCGGCGGGCTCCTCGACGAACCCGAGGTCGCGGACCTGGTCAGCACGTTGCGCGTGCTCGCGGACCCGCTCGCGGGCAGCGCGGCGGCGCGGTTGCTCACCGGGGCGCGCTGGCGGATCGCGGCGGCAGACCTCGCGGCGTTGTGGCGACGTGCGGGCGAACTGTCCTCGCCGGTCCCGCCGTCGGGGAAGTCCGATGTGGACGAACCGGTGCTGGTGACCGAACGGGTCGAGCAGGCGGGGCTCGCCGACGCCATCGACGATCCCGGGACACCGGACCGGTATTCTCCCGAGGGCTACCGGCGGATCCGGAAGATCGGCGCCGAGTTGTCGGCGTTGCGACGGCGGCTGGACCAGTCGCTGCCCGAGCTGGTCGCCGACGTGGAGCGCACCATGCTGCTCGACGTCGAGTCTCTGGCCCGCCCAGGGCCGGCCGGACGCGCGCATCTGGACGCTTTCGCCGACGTCGTCACGGATTTCGCCGAGACCTCGCCGACGGCCACCCTGTTGTCCTTTGTGGACTACCTGAACACGGCCGCGCACGCGGAAGACGGGCTCACTCCGGGCGAGGTGGAGGTCGTCCCGGATCGGGTCCAGGTACTGACGGTGCACTCGGCCAAGGGGCTGGAATGGCGCATCGTCGCGATCCCGCATCTGGTCAAGGAGGTCTTCCCCGGCCGGCGGCGTTCGTCGTCGTGGCTGCGGACGTCGACCTCGCTGCCCGCCGCGCTGCGCGGTGACTCCGAGGACTTGCCGGTGCTGCGGATTCCCGAAGGCGCGGACCGCAAGGAAGTGCAGGAAGCACTGGAGCTGCACGAAGAAGGCTTCGTCGCGCGTGAAGCGGACGAGGAGCGGCGGCTCTGTTACGTCGCGCTGACGCGCTCCGAGCACACGATGCTGATCTCAGGTCATTGGTGGAACGAGAGCAGCGCGCGGCCGAAGGGGCCGTCGGAATTCCTGCTGGAAATCGGCGAGGTGATGCGGGCGAACTCGGTCGGCCGCATCGAGCACTGGGCCGACGAGCCGGAAACCGACGGCGAGAATCCGCTGGTCGCCGACTCCCGCCGAGCGCGCTGGCCGGTCGATCCGCTGTGGCCGCGGCGCGAAGGCGTCGCAGGCGGCGTCGACCTGGTGCTCGGTGCGATGGAAGAGGCCGAACACGCCGAGGAAGAGGAAGAGGACGATCCGGACGGCTGGATCTCCGACACCAAGGTGCTGCTGGAGGAGCGCGCGCGGGCACGGGATCGCGTGCAGCAGGTGGTCCTGCCGCCGCATCTCTCGGTGAGTCAGCTGGTGGAGCTGTCGGCCGATCCCGCGGCGCTGGCCAAGCGGCTGCGGCGGCCGCTTCCCGTGCGCCCCAACACGTACGCGCGCCGGGGGACGGCGTTCCACGGCTGGCTGGAGCAGCGGTTCGGTGGCGAGCAGCTGCTGGAGATCCACGACCTGCCGGGCGCGGCCGACGTCGACGAGGCCCCCGATACCGAGCTGGAGGCGTTGCAGACCGCGTTCGAGAAGAGCGAGTGGGCGCACCGGGTGCCGCACGCCGTCGAGGTCCCGTTCTCGGCGGACGTCGTGGGCGTGACGGTGCGCGGGCGGATGGACGCCGTGTTCGCCGACGCGGACGGCGGCTGGACCGTCGTCGACTGGAAGACCGGCGCCGTGCCGGACAAGGACCGGCTCGAACCGCTGGCCGTGCAGCTGGCGGCGTACCGGCTGGCGTGGGCGGCGCTGAAGAAGGTGCCGGTCGAGAAGGTCCGCGCGGCGTTCCACTACGTGAAACACGACAAGACCGTCCGGCCGGCGGATCTGCTGGACGCCGAAGGCCTGCGGCAACTCCTGCGGAGCGTCCCGACGATCTAG
- a CDS encoding DoxX family protein: MSSDSKPSQRPAYFLAGLLGAAGVLHFVQPKPFDAIIPKQLPGSPRAWTYGSGVAELGVAAAVANPKTRRLGGLAAALLFVVVLPGNVKMAVDADRRKAPKHWRVAFWARVPLQIPLVTWALKVRDRA; encoded by the coding sequence ATGTCTTCGGATTCCAAGCCGTCTCAGCGGCCCGCGTATTTCCTCGCCGGCCTGCTCGGCGCGGCCGGTGTTCTGCACTTCGTCCAGCCGAAGCCGTTCGACGCCATCATCCCGAAGCAGCTTCCCGGTTCCCCGCGCGCGTGGACCTATGGCTCCGGCGTGGCCGAGCTGGGCGTCGCCGCGGCGGTCGCCAACCCGAAGACGCGACGGCTCGGCGGGCTCGCGGCCGCGCTGCTGTTCGTCGTGGTCCTGCCGGGGAACGTGAAGATGGCCGTCGACGCCGACCGCCGCAAGGCCCCGAAGCACTGGCGGGTGGCTTTCTGGGCCCGCGTGCCCCTGCAAATCCCCTTGGTCACCTGGGCCCTGAAGGTGCGTGACCGCGCCTGA
- a CDS encoding potassium channel family protein, whose amino-acid sequence MRVLKRFPVRLSDRPDHELVGVIRMPELTVSPLRAISKRIIGAMLALLATVLIVYLDRDGYRDANGDGLTFLDSLYYATVSLSTTGYGDIAPATPSARLVNVLVITPLRVLFLIVLVGTTLEVLTERSRQAFKIQKWRTKVRDHTVVVGFGTKGRSAVNALLGDENVEPDHIVVVDTDQQALEAATSLGLVTVHGSATRADVLRVAGVQRAKAVVVAPNRDDTAVLVTLTARELAPKSHIVASVREAENVHLLKQSGANQVVVSSETAGRLLGMATSTPLVVDMVEDLLTPESGLAIAERPVEPSEEGGSPRHLPDIVLGVVRGGVLYRVDAPQADAIEPGDKLLYIRKVTSAETIER is encoded by the coding sequence ATGAGGGTTCTCAAGCGTTTCCCGGTCAGGCTGAGCGACCGCCCGGACCACGAGCTCGTCGGCGTGATCCGCATGCCGGAGCTGACGGTCAGCCCGCTGCGGGCCATCTCCAAGCGGATCATCGGCGCGATGCTCGCCCTGCTGGCGACCGTCCTGATCGTCTACCTCGACCGGGACGGCTACCGCGACGCCAACGGCGACGGGCTCACCTTCCTCGACAGCCTCTATTACGCGACCGTGTCGCTGTCGACGACGGGGTACGGTGACATCGCGCCCGCGACGCCGTCCGCGCGGCTGGTGAACGTCCTGGTGATCACCCCGCTGCGGGTGCTCTTCCTCATCGTCCTGGTCGGTACCACCCTCGAAGTGCTCACCGAGCGCTCCCGTCAGGCTTTCAAGATCCAAAAGTGGAGGACGAAAGTGCGTGACCACACGGTCGTCGTCGGATTCGGCACGAAGGGCCGGTCGGCGGTCAACGCGCTGCTCGGGGACGAGAACGTCGAACCCGACCACATCGTCGTCGTGGACACCGACCAGCAGGCCCTCGAAGCGGCCACGTCACTCGGCCTGGTGACCGTGCACGGCTCGGCCACCCGCGCCGACGTGCTGCGGGTCGCCGGCGTGCAGCGGGCCAAGGCCGTCGTCGTCGCCCCGAACCGGGACGACACCGCCGTACTGGTCACCCTGACCGCCCGTGAGCTGGCGCCGAAGTCGCACATCGTGGCGTCGGTGCGGGAAGCGGAGAACGTCCACCTGCTCAAGCAGTCGGGCGCCAACCAGGTCGTGGTGTCGAGTGAGACCGCCGGACGCCTGCTCGGCATGGCGACGTCGACGCCGCTGGTGGTCGACATGGTCGAGGACCTGCTCACCCCCGAATCCGGTCTCGCGATCGCCGAACGCCCGGTGGAGCCGTCCGAAGAGGGCGGTTCGCCGCGGCATCTGCCGGACATCGTGCTGGGTGTCGTCCGCGGCGGCGTCCTGTACCGCGTGGACGCCCCGCAGGCGGACGCGATCGAGCCGGGGGACAAGCTGCTGTACATCCGGAAGGTGACCTCCGCGGAGACCATCGAGCGGTAG
- a CDS encoding siderophore-interacting protein: MSYIEAKVTGVRRLTPHMSRVTFSGASLVDQAPDQYLKVFFPQPGQAAPVLPAPLSGDEVLSWYRTYLAMPDDVRPPMRTYTVRALRPSVREVDIDFVLHGDEGPASAWASRASEGDRVAFLGPHGLYDVPSDTNWQLLVGDETAIPAIGAIVEALPAGTRAVVYVEISDREDRQVFETQGTVELHWVVRGSGPVGDAVLEAVRKAELPGGTPYAWISGEANMVKLVRRHLVRERGVDKRAICFTGYWRQGVSEEAAGREAMRQAEAGEAPAPDED; this comes from the coding sequence ATGAGCTACATCGAGGCGAAGGTGACCGGTGTCCGGCGGCTCACTCCGCATATGAGCAGGGTGACCTTCTCGGGGGCGTCGCTGGTGGACCAGGCGCCCGACCAGTACCTGAAGGTGTTCTTCCCGCAGCCCGGCCAGGCGGCGCCCGTGCTGCCCGCTCCGCTGAGCGGCGACGAAGTCCTGTCCTGGTACCGGACCTACCTCGCGATGCCCGACGACGTCCGGCCGCCGATGCGCACGTACACCGTGCGCGCGCTGCGACCGTCGGTGCGGGAGGTGGACATCGACTTCGTGCTGCACGGCGACGAAGGCCCGGCCTCGGCGTGGGCTTCGCGCGCTTCGGAGGGCGATCGGGTCGCCTTCCTGGGACCGCACGGGCTCTACGACGTGCCCTCGGACACCAACTGGCAGCTGCTGGTCGGTGACGAGACCGCCATCCCGGCGATCGGCGCGATCGTCGAGGCGCTGCCCGCCGGGACGCGAGCGGTGGTCTACGTCGAGATCAGTGATCGCGAAGACCGGCAGGTCTTCGAAACGCAGGGAACCGTGGAACTGCACTGGGTGGTGCGAGGCTCCGGCCCTGTCGGCGACGCGGTGCTCGAAGCCGTCCGGAAAGCGGAGCTGCCTGGCGGAACGCCCTACGCCTGGATCTCCGGCGAAGCGAACATGGTGAAGTTGGTGCGGCGGCACCTCGTACGGGAGCGCGGGGTCGACAAGCGGGCGATCTGCTTCACGGGGTACTGGCGGCAAGGGGTGAGCGAAGAGGCCGCCGGCCGTGAAGCGATGAGGCAGGCGGAGGCCGGGGAGGCTCCGGCTCCCGACGAGGACTGA
- a CDS encoding MGMT family protein translates to MDDELHERVREVIASVPAGSVATYGDIASVSGAPSPRLVGRILGEDGHDLPWHRILRADGTPAPHLLDEQLQRLRAEGVIPDGQRVDLRKYRWQRDPDDDAGPGALF, encoded by the coding sequence ATGGATGACGAACTGCACGAGCGGGTGCGCGAGGTCATCGCGAGCGTGCCCGCCGGCTCGGTCGCGACTTATGGGGATATAGCGTCGGTTTCGGGGGCCCCGTCCCCGCGGCTGGTCGGCCGGATCCTCGGCGAGGACGGCCACGATCTGCCTTGGCACCGCATTCTGCGGGCCGACGGGACACCGGCTCCGCATCTGCTCGACGAGCAACTGCAACGACTGCGCGCGGAGGGCGTCATCCCCGACGGCCAGCGCGTCGACCTGCGGAAATACCGGTGGCAACGTGATCCGGATGACGACGCTGGTCCGGGCGCTCTCTTTTAG
- a CDS encoding ATP-dependent helicase, translating to MGVNGRRTAAGTDARLVRTPVTGTPSFQWDSGARRLLAAPDGFRRVLGGPGTGKTALLASAASRRIAEGANPESVLILTTSRKAAEVLRADITHRLTTDPEEDPLPRTIREPLVRTVHSYAYALLRMEAQADDLPPPRLLAGAEQDVVVRDLLAGDLEEGALDWPEQLRPALGVPGFAEELRDLLLRAAERGLGPEDLVELGRRRGREEWIAAGRFWSQYEEVTLLQGAGGNALGVASAPALDAAELVTSALLALEDDPELREREQRRVRHLFVDDAQHLDPLQTQLIRLIGHAADEFVVAGDPDQSVFSFRGADPSLFADADEDGERTVLLTTAHRLAPVIRTAVTKLGSVLPGSSPQRKLVDAPDAEGGVVRVRLMPTPAAEASWIADQLRRAHLVDGVPWSEMAVLVRSPARTFLVLQRALRAAGVPIGSATEELPLAKQPAVRPLLAMLRLAADPDLLDVDLAEMLLSSPLGGADPLALRRLRRGLRRLELAGGGQRSSDELLVEALRTNDVLTGLAEAEALPMRRIGGLLHAAHQAVVRGDGVEQVLWDLWQASGLEERLLRMVDRGGSLGSQADRDLDAIVALFDAAGRYVDRLPKASVASFADYLSSQNIAGDTLAPAAMKSDGVSLLTAHASAGREWTVVAIAGVQEGSWPDLRLRGSVLGVERLVDLMSGVDDEKVSATAPILAEERRLFYLAASRARKTLLVSAVAGEDEQPSRFIDDLEENGADDGGLDSRMKPAERSLVLAELVGELREVVCDDKSEPERRQRAARQLAKLAAAGVPGAHPGTWYGLLEPSTGEPVHGPGDLIRISPSTVEVLVKCPLRWLIERHGGSDPAQLAAVTGTLVHGLAQAVAGGSSDEQIRAALDEAWVRVDAGAPWFSRRERSRVEQMLRNFITWLESSRKELIEAGVEQDIEVELPVGDDDVRVLLRGRVDRVEMDKDGRPVVIDIKTGKVPISAADAEQHPQLAAYQLAVLLGAVEGGSKPGGARLVYVAKSNNKTGSTQREQAPLDEDGGKQWLELVRSAAGSAAGPEYGVTENPDCDRCPARGCCPLRPEGRQVTGP from the coding sequence GTGGGCGTGAACGGGCGGCGAACAGCGGCAGGAACCGACGCGCGGCTGGTCCGCACGCCGGTCACCGGCACGCCGTCGTTCCAGTGGGATTCCGGCGCCCGCCGCCTGCTGGCCGCCCCGGACGGCTTCCGCCGGGTCCTCGGCGGGCCGGGCACGGGCAAGACGGCCTTGCTGGCGTCGGCGGCGTCGCGGCGCATCGCGGAGGGCGCGAACCCGGAGAGCGTGCTCATCCTGACCACCTCCCGCAAGGCGGCCGAGGTCCTGCGCGCCGACATCACCCACCGGCTCACCACCGACCCGGAAGAGGATCCGCTGCCGCGCACGATCCGTGAGCCGCTCGTGCGCACGGTGCACTCGTACGCGTACGCGCTGTTGCGGATGGAGGCGCAGGCCGACGATCTCCCGCCGCCTCGCCTGCTCGCCGGAGCGGAACAGGACGTCGTCGTCCGTGACCTGCTCGCAGGCGACCTCGAAGAGGGCGCGCTCGACTGGCCGGAGCAGCTGCGGCCCGCGTTGGGCGTGCCCGGGTTCGCCGAGGAGCTGCGAGACCTCTTGCTTCGCGCTGCCGAGCGCGGGCTGGGCCCGGAAGACCTGGTCGAGCTCGGCAGGCGCCGCGGCCGCGAGGAGTGGATCGCGGCCGGGCGCTTCTGGAGCCAGTACGAAGAGGTCACGCTGCTGCAGGGCGCGGGCGGCAACGCGCTCGGCGTCGCGAGCGCTCCCGCGCTGGACGCCGCCGAGCTGGTCACTTCGGCGCTGCTCGCGCTGGAGGACGATCCCGAACTGCGCGAACGCGAGCAGCGCCGCGTCCGGCATCTCTTCGTCGACGACGCGCAGCATCTCGACCCGTTGCAGACGCAGCTCATCCGGCTCATCGGGCACGCGGCCGACGAGTTCGTCGTCGCGGGCGATCCCGATCAGTCCGTGTTCTCCTTCCGCGGCGCGGATCCGAGCCTGTTCGCCGACGCGGACGAGGACGGCGAGCGCACGGTCCTGCTGACCACGGCCCACCGGCTCGCCCCGGTGATCCGCACGGCAGTCACGAAACTCGGCTCCGTGCTGCCCGGCTCGTCGCCGCAACGCAAACTCGTCGACGCGCCGGACGCCGAGGGCGGCGTCGTCCGGGTCCGCCTGATGCCGACGCCGGCCGCCGAGGCGAGCTGGATCGCCGATCAGCTCCGCCGCGCGCATCTCGTCGACGGCGTGCCGTGGTCGGAAATGGCGGTGCTCGTCCGCTCGCCCGCTCGTACTTTCCTTGTCCTGCAGCGTGCTCTCCGGGCAGCCGGGGTGCCTATCGGTTCCGCCACCGAAGAACTGCCGCTCGCGAAGCAGCCCGCAGTTCGTCCTCTGCTGGCGATGTTGCGGCTCGCCGCGGATCCGGACCTGCTCGACGTCGACCTCGCCGAGATGCTGTTGTCCTCGCCCTTGGGCGGCGCGGATCCGCTCGCCCTGCGCAGGCTGCGTCGTGGCTTGCGCAGGCTGGAGCTCGCGGGCGGCGGACAGCGGTCGAGCGACGAGCTGCTGGTGGAAGCCTTGCGGACCAACGACGTTCTCACCGGTCTCGCCGAGGCCGAGGCGTTGCCGATGCGCCGGATCGGCGGCCTGCTGCACGCCGCGCACCAAGCCGTCGTACGCGGGGACGGCGTCGAGCAGGTGCTGTGGGATCTCTGGCAGGCGAGCGGTCTGGAGGAGCGCCTGCTGCGTATGGTCGACCGTGGTGGTTCGCTCGGTTCTCAGGCGGATCGCGACCTCGACGCGATCGTCGCGCTCTTCGACGCGGCTGGTCGCTATGTCGACAGATTGCCGAAGGCGAGTGTCGCCTCGTTCGCGGATTACCTGTCCTCGCAGAACATCGCCGGTGACACGCTGGCGCCCGCCGCGATGAAGAGCGACGGCGTCTCGCTCCTCACGGCGCACGCGTCCGCCGGTCGCGAGTGGACGGTCGTGGCCATCGCCGGTGTCCAGGAGGGCAGCTGGCCGGATCTGCGGCTGCGCGGTTCCGTGCTCGGCGTCGAGCGGCTGGTCGACCTCATGTCCGGAGTCGACGACGAAAAGGTGTCCGCCACCGCGCCGATCCTCGCCGAGGAGCGGCGGCTGTTCTACCTCGCCGCGAGCCGCGCGCGGAAGACGTTGCTGGTCAGCGCGGTCGCAGGCGAGGACGAGCAGCCCTCGCGGTTCATCGACGACCTGGAGGAGAACGGTGCGGACGACGGCGGCCTCGACTCGCGGATGAAGCCGGCGGAACGTTCGCTGGTGCTCGCCGAACTCGTCGGCGAACTCCGTGAGGTCGTCTGTGACGACAAAAGCGAGCCGGAGCGGCGACAGCGGGCGGCACGGCAGCTCGCGAAACTGGCCGCCGCCGGGGTGCCGGGCGCGCATCCGGGCACCTGGTACGGCCTGCTGGAACCCTCCACCGGCGAACCCGTGCACGGGCCGGGCGACCTCATCCGTATCTCACCGTCCACTGTGGAGGTTCTGGTCAAATGCCCGCTGCGCTGGCTGATCGAACGCCACGGCGGCAGTGACCCGGCGCAACTCGCGGCGGTCACCGGAACCCTGGTGCACGGCCTCGCGCAGGCGGTCGCGGGTGGCAGCAGTGACGAGCAGATCCGCGCCGCTCTCGACGAAGCGTGGGTCCGGGTCGACGCGGGGGCGCCGTGGTTCTCGCGCCGTGAGCGGTCGCGGGTCGAGCAGATGCTGCGGAACTTCATCACCTGGCTGGAATCCAGCCGTAAGGAGCTGATCGAAGCCGGGGTCGAGCAGGACATCGAGGTCGAGTTGCCGGTCGGCGATGACGACGTCCGCGTGCTGTTGCGCGGCCGCGTCGACCGCGTCGAGATGGACAAGGACGGCCGTCCGGTCGTCATCGACATCAAGACCGGCAAGGTCCCGATCTCCGCCGCCGACGCCGAACAGCATCCGCAGCTCGCCGCGTACCAGCTCGCCGTGCTGCTCGGTGCGGTCGAGGGCGGTTCGAAACCCGGTGGCGCGCGGCTGGTCTACGTCGCGAAGTCCAACAACAAGACCGGATCCACCCAGCGTGAGCAGGCGCCGCTGGACGAGGACGGCGGCAAGCAGTGGCTGGAACTGGTGCGGTCGGCGGCCGGATCCGCCGCGGGCCCGGAGTACGGAGTCACCGAGAACCCGGACTGTGATCGTTGCCCGGCAAGGGGTTGCTGCCCGCTCCGGCCCGAGGGCAGGCAGGTGACCGGTCCTTGA
- a CDS encoding sensor histidine kinase: MSESQSVTFVRAMLRKGSSVLGASPADEAPDPDSVPDWRYREDSADTLLMRAIRYSALGPIFYRVAAFPKVYIGFLVSNGSAGIVPVLSVTILGVLLNVLAVWWVVRGRGIRAKTSGRLMYADLAVGVVLTTIVATAAPAGIQPFAVDVAWTWMVGTVALWTLSFGLPAALALVIAAVPFRVFLTWIGGLPIDHPLAVSRSVGCMVALVVAMVTTAGILILLGVGTRFALGIGMRRGQRAERLRTQRVMHDSVLQTLEAMGLEAPDDDSAAAERLAEMRATARAQAAELRRELTGPDAPSARGLTADLAEVATEMARDGLRTQLVAAETEQDYRLSHARRTAIRDAVREALRNTVKHAGTNQVVLRVEESEGGIAVIARDQGTGFSMLDRPPGFGISQSIMARLAEVGGRGTIDSHPGRGTRVTLWVPH, encoded by the coding sequence ATGTCCGAGTCTCAATCGGTCACGTTCGTGCGCGCGATGTTGCGAAAGGGCTCTTCGGTCTTGGGCGCGAGCCCCGCCGACGAAGCACCCGACCCCGATTCCGTTCCCGATTGGCGCTATCGGGAAGATTCCGCGGACACGCTGCTTATGCGGGCGATCCGCTACTCCGCGCTCGGCCCGATCTTCTACCGCGTGGCCGCGTTTCCGAAGGTGTACATCGGTTTCCTGGTCTCGAACGGGTCGGCGGGGATCGTCCCGGTGCTGAGCGTGACGATCCTCGGGGTGCTGCTCAACGTCCTCGCGGTCTGGTGGGTGGTGCGGGGCCGAGGGATCCGGGCGAAGACGTCCGGGCGGCTGATGTACGCGGATCTCGCCGTGGGCGTCGTGCTCACGACGATCGTGGCCACCGCGGCGCCCGCCGGGATCCAGCCGTTCGCCGTCGACGTCGCGTGGACGTGGATGGTCGGGACGGTGGCGCTGTGGACGCTGTCGTTCGGGCTGCCGGCCGCACTCGCGCTGGTGATCGCGGCCGTGCCGTTCCGGGTGTTCCTGACCTGGATCGGCGGACTGCCGATCGACCATCCGCTCGCGGTGAGCCGGTCGGTGGGGTGCATGGTCGCGCTCGTCGTGGCGATGGTGACCACGGCGGGGATCCTGATCCTGCTCGGCGTGGGGACGCGGTTCGCGCTCGGGATCGGGATGCGCCGGGGACAGCGCGCCGAACGCCTGCGGACCCAGCGGGTCATGCACGACTCCGTGCTCCAGACTTTGGAGGCGATGGGGCTGGAGGCGCCGGACGACGATTCCGCCGCCGCGGAACGGCTCGCGGAAATGCGCGCCACCGCACGGGCGCAAGCCGCCGAACTGCGCCGCGAACTGACCGGCCCCGACGCGCCGTCGGCCCGCGGCCTCACCGCGGACCTCGCCGAGGTCGCCACCGAAATGGCGCGCGACGGCCTCCGCACCCAGCTCGTCGCCGCCGAGACCGAACAGGACTACCGCCTCTCGCACGCGCGCCGGACCGCCATCCGCGACGCCGTCCGCGAAGCACTCCGAAACACCGTGAAGCACGCCGGGACGAACCAGGTCGTGCTTCGCGTCGAGGAATCCGAAGGTGGCATCGCGGTCATCGCGCGGGATCAGGGGACCGGTTTCAGCATGCTGGACCGGCCGCCGGGCTTCGGGATCAGCCAGTCGATCATGGCGCGGCTGGCGGAGGTCGGCGGGCGAGGAACGATCGATTCGCATCCGGGGCGGGGGACGCGGGTGACGTTGTGGGTGCCGCACTGA